A genomic window from Candidatus Omnitrophota bacterium includes:
- a CDS encoding non-reducing end alpha-L-arabinofuranosidase family hydrolase: MRYILSILGGICLFMNISSAMGAEPYNGGQTNDPIQTGVFRWIASPPLASPADRLSDPCFSVKDPTVVYYEGAWHLFCTIRSQKRTHQIEYSTFKDWNCANEASRHILSVTNGYFCAPQVFYFTPQKKWYLIYQTADASRKPALQPACSTTGDIADPASWSKPTLLFRSQPDNIKAWIDFWVICDDAKAHLFFTSLDGRLWRSDALLSDFPHGWSQPEIVLQADIFEAGHIYSLKGRNQYFALIEDQKGSRRYYKAYLSKTLDGEWAPLADAWDKPFASLANVSDKDGHWTDSFSHGELLRSGCDQKLEADPGQLRFLFQGVSDAAMAGKKYGEIPWRLGILEPAK; encoded by the coding sequence ATGAGATATATATTATCCATACTAGGCGGGATTTGTTTATTCATGAATATTTCTTCGGCGATGGGCGCAGAACCGTATAATGGAGGCCAAACCAACGATCCTATCCAAACCGGCGTTTTTCGATGGATTGCCAGCCCGCCGTTGGCTTCGCCCGCCGACCGCCTCTCCGATCCATGCTTTTCCGTGAAAGATCCGACCGTGGTTTATTACGAGGGCGCCTGGCATTTGTTCTGCACCATCCGCAGCCAAAAACGCACGCATCAGATTGAATATTCAACCTTCAAGGATTGGAATTGCGCTAATGAAGCCAGCCGGCATATTCTCTCCGTTACGAACGGTTATTTCTGCGCTCCTCAAGTTTTTTACTTTACCCCGCAGAAAAAGTGGTATCTGATTTATCAAACCGCCGACGCTTCCCGCAAGCCCGCTCTTCAACCTGCTTGTTCCACAACCGGCGACATCGCCGATCCCGCATCCTGGAGCAAGCCTACGCTGCTCTTTCGAAGCCAGCCGGACAATATAAAAGCCTGGATCGATTTTTGGGTCATTTGCGACGACGCCAAGGCTCATCTCTTTTTCACCTCGCTGGACGGGCGTCTCTGGCGCTCGGACGCCCTGCTGTCGGACTTTCCCCACGGTTGGAGCCAACCGGAGATTGTTCTCCAGGCCGACATTTTCGAAGCCGGACATATCTATTCCTTAAAGGGGCGCAATCAATATTTTGCGTTGATCGAAGATCAAAAGGGCAGCCGCCGCTATTACAAAGCCTATCTTTCCAAGACGCTGGATGGCGAATGGGCGCCCTTGGCGGATGCCTGGGATAAGCCTTTCGCCTCGCTCGCCAATGTCTCCGATAAGGACGGTCATTGGACGGATTCCTTCAGCCACGGCGAATTATTGCGCAGCGGCTGCGATCAAAAATTAGAGGCCGATCCCGGACAACTGCGTTTTCTTTTCCAAGGCGTCAGCGATGCGGCGATGGCGGGGAAGAAATATGGAGAGATTCCTTGGCGGCTGGGGATTCTGGAACCTGCCAAATGA
- a CDS encoding ATP-binding protein gives MMLPISVLRILIPILAFILPCSAQSPNSAVNAAPDSILAVRSFSSNEYSLGKPIQVTLTIQSPSDQDRNLTIAENLPPKWTASQINHGGLLQKETLIWSLSGKIGSLVLSYTVQPPAETTDAAFFHGFCGGVPITGSQFLSPTILKIQTQPNGHWRYWTTADGLRETCGLCQVGHDGKIWIRHGSVNQISCLDGYAVSKIPSPGIWRTLFESQENQLWSFDSSGLKLFLEGKWIAYPLDGFDSTQVKILSVEKDRVFLCFPDRLAEFDAIHNQTYTIRSAAETKLLRFANIFTAKDGDVLIAGRQGMARWMLKNRRSSLEASWTDYPFPPEYEVSNLDFLVEDENGQIYGSAQSAHFNKRVLMQFDNTAWRIKFVADRNIFAGWPGRDNGFWLWKSDEYYPFLDYLTFQPNEIHETNIQLPSLTSIQLPILESGSPVTYESNHSFWISLSPGIARFALAAWRTPETIANLNEHIAAMCVDAQGRLWFTTFNKLLRLQNQEWKIYPLPDGFSAYQWEPNGVAYLKNGQLAIRNTNSVLLLFDPETEQFRVVNHPQGKKISLIFPRKDGSIWIQAEDKTSTRQRFVYSLEIYDGDSFRPFADLGDRWNLEQLRYIYEDQDGAIWLGGMADEKIGVYRNGTYKTMGGEYPGDSVMCIFPYGERKLWFSDRNGIYEYDGEKWSVIRTGLDGVPSMIRSRDGSIWIATWNGIYRYEHNSWIQNSELEGLSSFCIFKVFEDSQGRLWAATSRGLNLYHPEADPDPPKVLIDPNVNADEIAPGAVAKFVFSGIDKWKYTPQNRLLYSHRIDNGPWSPFAEDAVANYSHLSPGAHHFEVKAMDRNWNESASPALFQFEVLRRWYQEPIFLLLLFTGSVITLSAVGYAISRHINLEQLVTKRTADLLNAQKKLLSYQQQLQSFASEMSLIEERDRRQIAEELHDRIGHGLAACQMQIETIKRDSLDPQSVRIFDQTLALLEQTILDARSLTFEISPPVLYELGLEPALEWLIEEMEKHYGMKIELEDDGLPKTVSEDARGVLFRSVRELLFNVLKHSGALCAKVAIQSKPECVSLCVEDHGTGFNFSELHSSALHRHSFGLFSIRERIEYLGGSFECDSARGKGTRIVLTMPCSQEISSRRS, from the coding sequence ATGATGTTACCGATTTCGGTCTTGAGGATTCTCATTCCCATCCTTGCGTTTATTCTCCCATGTTCGGCGCAATCTCCCAATAGCGCCGTTAATGCCGCGCCGGATTCCATTCTCGCCGTTCGTTCTTTTTCGTCCAACGAATATTCGCTGGGAAAACCCATCCAAGTAACGTTGACGATTCAAAGCCCTTCCGATCAAGATCGTAATTTAACGATCGCCGAAAATTTGCCCCCAAAGTGGACGGCGAGTCAAATCAATCACGGCGGCCTTCTGCAAAAAGAGACTTTGATATGGTCTCTAAGCGGCAAGATCGGTTCGCTGGTTCTTTCCTATACCGTCCAGCCGCCCGCGGAAACAACCGATGCGGCGTTCTTTCATGGCTTCTGCGGCGGCGTTCCCATTACCGGCAGCCAATTCCTTTCTCCAACGATTCTCAAAATCCAAACGCAGCCGAACGGTCATTGGCGGTATTGGACGACGGCGGACGGACTGCGGGAAACCTGCGGTTTATGCCAGGTCGGCCATGACGGGAAAATATGGATTCGCCACGGATCCGTCAATCAAATCAGTTGTCTCGACGGTTACGCCGTAAGTAAAATTCCCTCGCCGGGCATTTGGCGAACCCTCTTCGAAAGCCAGGAGAATCAGCTTTGGTCGTTCGATTCGTCCGGCTTAAAACTGTTCCTGGAAGGAAAATGGATTGCTTATCCGCTGGATGGCTTCGATTCCACGCAAGTAAAAATTCTGTCCGTCGAGAAAGACCGCGTGTTTCTTTGTTTCCCCGACCGGCTCGCCGAATTCGACGCCATTCACAATCAAACCTATACGATTCGATCCGCCGCCGAAACGAAACTGCTGCGATTCGCCAACATCTTCACCGCCAAGGATGGGGATGTTCTTATCGCCGGGCGCCAAGGCATGGCGCGATGGATGTTGAAAAATCGCCGCTCTTCCCTGGAAGCGTCCTGGACGGATTATCCTTTCCCGCCGGAATACGAAGTTTCCAACCTCGATTTTCTCGTCGAAGACGAGAACGGGCAAATCTACGGTTCGGCGCAATCGGCGCATTTCAACAAGCGCGTTTTGATGCAATTCGACAATACGGCATGGCGCATCAAATTCGTCGCCGATCGAAATATCTTCGCAGGATGGCCGGGAAGGGATAATGGATTTTGGCTTTGGAAATCCGACGAATATTATCCCTTTTTGGATTATCTGACCTTCCAGCCCAACGAAATCCATGAAACGAACATCCAACTCCCTTCCTTGACCAGCATCCAATTGCCCATCCTGGAAAGCGGCTCGCCAGTTACTTACGAATCCAACCATTCCTTTTGGATCAGTCTCTCGCCGGGCATCGCCCGCTTTGCCCTGGCGGCCTGGAGAACGCCCGAAACCATCGCCAATTTAAACGAACATATCGCCGCCATGTGTGTAGACGCCCAAGGAAGATTATGGTTTACGACGTTCAATAAACTGTTGCGCTTGCAAAATCAAGAATGGAAAATCTATCCCTTGCCAGACGGTTTCAGCGCCTATCAATGGGAACCCAACGGCGTCGCTTATCTCAAAAACGGTCAACTCGCCATTCGCAATACGAACTCCGTCCTGCTTCTCTTCGATCCCGAAACGGAACAGTTTCGCGTCGTGAATCATCCGCAAGGCAAGAAAATTAGCCTGATTTTCCCTCGCAAAGATGGATCGATCTGGATTCAAGCCGAAGATAAAACCTCCACTCGCCAGCGATTCGTTTACAGCCTTGAAATCTACGACGGCGATTCCTTCCGGCCTTTCGCCGATCTGGGCGATCGATGGAACCTCGAACAACTGCGATACATCTACGAAGACCAAGATGGCGCGATTTGGTTGGGCGGTATGGCGGACGAAAAAATCGGCGTCTATCGCAATGGGACCTATAAAACTATGGGAGGCGAATATCCCGGCGATTCCGTGATGTGCATATTTCCTTACGGCGAACGCAAATTATGGTTTTCCGACCGCAACGGCATCTACGAATACGATGGAGAAAAATGGTCCGTCATCCGCACGGGTCTGGATGGCGTTCCCTCCATGATTCGCAGCCGGGACGGCTCCATTTGGATCGCCACATGGAATGGCATCTACCGCTACGAACATAATTCGTGGATCCAAAATTCCGAACTGGAGGGATTATCATCCTTTTGCATCTTCAAAGTATTTGAAGACAGCCAAGGAAGACTTTGGGCTGCGACATCGCGCGGGCTGAATCTCTATCACCCGGAAGCCGATCCCGATCCGCCCAAAGTATTGATCGATCCCAACGTCAATGCGGACGAAATCGCCCCCGGCGCCGTGGCGAAATTCGTTTTTTCCGGAATCGACAAATGGAAATACACCCCGCAAAATCGATTGCTCTATTCCCATCGCATCGATAACGGCCCATGGTCGCCCTTTGCGGAAGACGCCGTCGCCAATTACTCCCATTTATCTCCCGGCGCGCATCATTTTGAAGTAAAGGCGATGGATCGGAATTGGAACGAATCCGCTTCGCCCGCTCTTTTTCAATTCGAAGTTCTCCGCCGCTGGTATCAGGAGCCGATATTTTTGCTGTTGCTATTCACCGGCAGCGTTATTACGCTCTCGGCGGTAGGCTATGCGATTTCCCGCCATATCAACCTGGAACAATTGGTGACCAAGCGCACCGCCGATCTTTTGAACGCGCAGAAGAAACTGCTTTCCTATCAACAACAGCTCCAATCCTTCGCTTCGGAAATGTCCTTGATCGAAGAACGCGACCGCCGTCAGATCGCCGAAGAACTGCACGACCGGATCGGCCACGGCCTGGCCGCCTGCCAAATGCAGATTGAAACGATCAAAAGAGATTCGCTCGATCCCCAATCCGTCCGGATTTTCGACCAAACCTTGGCACTATTGGAACAGACGATTCTCGACGCCCGTTCCTTGACCTTCGAGATCAGCCCGCCCGTTTTGTACGAATTGGGATTGGAACCCGCCCTCGAATGGCTCATCGAAGAAATGGAAAAACACTACGGCATGAAAATCGAATTGGAAGACGACGGACTTCCTAAAACCGTCAGCGAAGACGCCCGCGGCGTTCTGTTCCGCTCCGTCCGGGAACTCTTGTTCAACGTCCTCAAACACTCCGGCGCCCTTTGCGCGAAAGTAGCCATTCAGTCCAAACCGGAATGCGTCAGCCTTTGCGTCGAAGATCATGGAACTGGCTTTAACTTTAGCGAACTTCATTCCTCCGCGCTTCATCGGCACAGCTTCGGGCTATTCAGCATCCGCGAACGCATCGAATATCTGGGGGGATCCTTCGAATGCGATTCGGCGCGCGGAAAAGGAACGCGGATCGTTTTGACGATGCCATGCAGCCAAGAGATTTCCAGCCGGCGCTCTTAA
- a CDS encoding response regulator transcription factor, with translation MKSTRILLADDHAIVIEGIRRALENVPGLEIVAEAMDGQQAVELALDAKADVIFMDISMPKLNGIEAAQQILRKNPDSKIIILSMHADKRFVERALKAGVWGYLLKNRAVTEVAAAIQCVINGKIYLSPGITNIVVNEYVNRLCRQEGDGVDGLTPREREVLQKIAEGYSTKEIAASMGVSEKTIDGHRQNLMDKLNIRSVAKLTKFAIREGLTSLDD, from the coding sequence ATGAAATCTACCCGCATACTTCTCGCCGACGATCATGCCATCGTGATTGAAGGAATCCGCCGCGCCCTGGAAAATGTTCCGGGATTGGAAATCGTCGCGGAAGCGATGGATGGACAACAGGCGGTCGAACTCGCTTTGGACGCCAAAGCGGACGTGATATTCATGGATATCAGCATGCCCAAACTCAACGGGATCGAAGCCGCCCAACAAATATTGCGTAAAAATCCCGATAGTAAGATTATCATTCTCTCCATGCACGCCGACAAACGGTTCGTCGAACGCGCCTTGAAAGCGGGCGTATGGGGTTATCTTTTGAAGAACCGAGCCGTAACGGAAGTCGCGGCGGCCATCCAATGCGTCATCAACGGTAAAATCTATCTGAGTCCCGGCATCACCAATATTGTTGTGAACGAATATGTCAACCGTCTCTGCCGGCAAGAAGGGGATGGCGTGGACGGTCTCACTCCCCGCGAACGCGAAGTATTGCAGAAGATCGCGGAAGGTTATTCGACTAAGGAAATCGCCGCCTCGATGGGTGTAAGCGAAAAAACGATCGATGGCCACCGGCAAAATCTCATGGACAAGTTGAACATTCGCTCTGTCGCCAAACTTACGAAATTCGCCATTCGAGAAGGATTGACCTCTCTCGATGACTAA
- a CDS encoding FG-GAP-like repeat-containing protein, producing the protein MKVKTYCLTAVFCCFASMGICQNAVKDGLTLWTTAWDDFNIDTEYWVYKWTYSKADSAWSLEKEHFMTPEVQGEQWSANVFDMGMDMIVLKGRSDWSGIFSVSQGDSHFPSTGTEFQHRRLNANGEWESVQPPLFSTVADISPLGVDIYYDGDELHIAWTEDNDEAGPKSLMCEIYDQAYTVNADGTLTAKGDKKLAWSRKLNWGASHPGLGGVAGLTVCDFDGDGDMDFIIGNMFYGDSPAKAAIQWIERLGPTQWATNLKELWVGAPGHGAEGVCYADIDGDQTLDLIITSGGSYAWNIVVWFEKNGNVVEQVDSILDCNLEASFIEPGLSIGHIFGLFAPGPQATEITDWSLFQ; encoded by the coding sequence ATGAAAGTAAAAACATATTGCCTAACGGCGGTTTTCTGCTGCTTCGCCAGCATGGGAATCTGCCAAAACGCAGTCAAAGATGGTTTAACCCTTTGGACCACAGCTTGGGACGATTTCAATATCGACACGGAATATTGGGTTTACAAATGGACCTACAGCAAGGCCGATTCCGCCTGGTCGCTTGAAAAAGAACATTTTATGACGCCGGAAGTGCAGGGCGAACAGTGGAGCGCCAATGTTTTCGATATGGGAATGGACATGATCGTTCTGAAAGGCCGAAGCGATTGGAGCGGCATCTTCTCCGTTTCCCAAGGCGACAGTCATTTCCCCAGTACGGGAACCGAATTCCAACACCGCCGCCTGAACGCCAATGGGGAATGGGAATCCGTTCAGCCGCCTCTCTTCAGCACTGTCGCCGATATCAGTCCATTGGGCGTAGATATTTATTACGATGGGGACGAATTGCATATCGCCTGGACCGAAGACAACGATGAGGCGGGTCCCAAAAGCCTGATGTGCGAAATCTACGATCAGGCTTACACGGTCAATGCGGATGGAACGCTCACCGCCAAAGGCGACAAGAAACTCGCTTGGTCGCGAAAATTGAACTGGGGGGCGTCGCATCCCGGATTGGGCGGCGTGGCGGGATTGACGGTCTGCGATTTCGACGGCGACGGCGATATGGATTTCATCATCGGCAACATGTTCTACGGCGACAGCCCCGCCAAAGCCGCCATTCAATGGATCGAACGCTTAGGACCAACCCAATGGGCGACTAATCTGAAAGAGTTATGGGTAGGCGCTCCCGGTCACGGCGCAGAAGGCGTTTGCTACGCCGACATCGATGGAGACCAAACGCTCGACCTGATAATCACCAGCGGCGGCTCCTACGCCTGGAACATCGTTGTCTGGTTCGAGAAGAATGGCAACGTCGTCGAACAAGTCGATTCGATTCTCGACTGCAACCTCGAAGCCAGTTTCATCGAGCCAGGATTGTCTATCGGACATATCTTCGGCTTATTTGCTCCCGGTCCTCAAGCTACTGAAATCACCGATTGGTCGTTGTTTCAATAA
- a CDS encoding DUF5060 domain-containing protein: MMIKIVLFLLIGSAMNAAQGKEKNLPRVAQWGRFETAFISDQYYYDWVRDIRLHVEFTSPQGKKQTALALWDGGTTWRVRFSPDCIGTWRYRTICNKKDNAGLHDRTGKFVCVPYRGDNPLYRHGELRLSGNRRFLRHADGTPFLFLGDTAPISPLLASKQEWSRYLAECSRAGCNAVLFIPTHSDAIPKDARGHPAFTGEILIQIRADFFQRLDRYFDAVNEKGMIAAPILLWAETGDKNPGYYLPEDQQIVLAEYIFSRCNAHQAVWLLSGGQSAIENADVLQRIGSAVFGDASRRLASLIPEPGERIEDLYANESWFTFNLFPRREDFSLRQYWMIRPARGAAE, encoded by the coding sequence ATGATGATAAAAATCGTTCTCTTTTTGCTTATCGGCTCGGCGATGAACGCCGCACAGGGGAAGGAGAAAAACCTTCCCCGCGTTGCGCAGTGGGGACGATTCGAAACCGCCTTCATCAGCGATCAATATTATTACGATTGGGTGCGCGATATTCGGTTGCATGTTGAATTCACTTCGCCTCAAGGCAAGAAGCAAACCGCGCTGGCTTTATGGGATGGAGGAACTACTTGGCGCGTCCGATTTTCTCCCGATTGCATTGGAACCTGGCGCTATCGGACAATCTGCAACAAGAAAGACAACGCAGGATTGCACGATCGAACCGGCAAATTCGTTTGCGTCCCTTATCGCGGCGATAATCCATTATACCGACATGGCGAACTGCGGCTTTCCGGCAATCGGCGCTTTCTACGCCATGCCGACGGAACGCCGTTTCTCTTTTTAGGGGATACGGCGCCGATCAGCCCTTTGCTGGCGTCGAAGCAGGAATGGAGCCGCTATCTAGCAGAATGTTCTCGGGCTGGATGCAACGCTGTTCTATTCATTCCCACTCATAGCGACGCCATTCCGAAAGACGCTAGAGGCCATCCCGCCTTCACCGGCGAAATATTGATCCAAATCCGGGCGGATTTTTTCCAGCGCCTGGATCGCTATTTCGACGCCGTCAACGAAAAGGGGATGATCGCCGCGCCCATTCTTTTATGGGCTGAAACGGGAGATAAAAATCCGGGATATTATCTGCCGGAAGATCAACAAATCGTGTTGGCGGAATATATCTTTTCGCGCTGCAACGCCCATCAGGCCGTATGGCTGCTATCCGGCGGCCAGAGCGCCATCGAGAACGCCGACGTTTTACAACGCATCGGAAGCGCCGTATTCGGCGATGCGTCCCGGCGTCTAGCGTCCCTGATTCCCGAACCGGGCGAACGGATTGAAGATTTATACGCCAACGAATCCTGGTTTACTTTTAATCTGTTTCCCCGGCGGGAAGATTTTTCGTTGCGTCAATATTGGATGATTCGTCCGGCAAGAGGAGCTGCAGAATAG
- a CDS encoding N-acetyltransferase family protein: MIIRDAVPADAEAIAQIYNESIAAGDCALVERLQTSADILGWMASFNERETILVLEEDGCVLGWGIIKRYSEREGYRYTCETSVYLRRGQRGRGYGPMIKQALIERCRQYGYHHLVAKLFADNEACLKYNQKFGYELVGVQKEIGYKNGQWMDVAILQLLLPDESSNIDATKNLPAGETD; encoded by the coding sequence ATGATAATCCGCGATGCGGTTCCCGCCGACGCGGAAGCGATTGCGCAAATCTATAACGAATCCATCGCCGCCGGGGATTGCGCGCTGGTGGAGCGTTTGCAAACGTCGGCGGATATTTTGGGTTGGATGGCCTCGTTTAACGAACGGGAGACGATTCTCGTTCTGGAAGAGGACGGCTGCGTCTTGGGGTGGGGAATCATCAAGCGCTACAGCGAACGCGAAGGCTATCGTTATACGTGCGAGACGTCCGTTTATCTGCGCCGCGGCCAGCGGGGGCGCGGATATGGCCCGATGATTAAGCAAGCCCTGATCGAACGTTGCAGGCAATACGGCTATCATCACCTTGTGGCGAAGCTGTTCGCGGATAACGAAGCCTGCCTGAAATACAACCAAAAATTCGGCTACGAACTCGTGGGCGTGCAAAAGGAAATTGGCTATAAAAACGGCCAGTGGATGGATGTGGCTATTCTGCAGCTCCTCTTGCCGGACGAATCATCCAATATTGACGCAACGAAAAATCTTCCCGCCGGGGAAACAGATTAA
- a CDS encoding nucleotidyltransferase family protein encodes MSEINRLIVKLRELKLLIEERFKAENIELFGSMVRGEEKENSDIDLLVDFKEGADFFDLVGLSVFLEEEFQRKVDVVSRRALREELRESISKEAVPI; translated from the coding sequence ATGTCTGAAATAAATAGGCTCATAGTCAAATTGCGGGAATTGAAGCTGCTTATCGAAGAGCGTTTTAAGGCGGAGAACATCGAACTCTTCGGCTCGATGGTTCGCGGCGAAGAAAAGGAAAACAGCGATATTGACCTTCTTGTAGACTTTAAAGAAGGAGCGGACTTCTTCGATCTTGTGGGCTTGTCCGTCTTTCTGGAAGAGGAATTCCAACGAAAAGTGGATGTGGTTTCCAGGCGAGCATTAAGAGAAGAATTGCGCGAATCGATCTCCAAAGAGGCCGTGCCAATATGA
- a CDS encoding nitroreductase family protein — protein MINFSEFNDLARRRRAIRHFQPDPIDKETLLRLLETAQWAPSGYNLQPTHYYAVTNEVLKNSLYSACFKQKQILEAPATIVFTGDRRVFENHFEKVIRMELETGAINEEYEKKLRQFVPLAFAHSPMGLGWFWKAALAPLLRLATPVPDFPAAHKRFWLAKQVLLNAMIFMLAATAEGLATVPMEGFDESRVKRALGIPRSHIVPVLIPVGYAVTADLKKTRLPLQDVLHWDRW, from the coding sequence ATGATAAATTTCTCCGAATTTAATGACCTGGCGCGCCGCCGCCGAGCGATCCGCCATTTCCAGCCCGATCCCATCGACAAAGAAACGCTATTACGGCTGCTGGAAACCGCGCAATGGGCGCCTAGCGGGTACAACCTTCAACCTACGCATTACTATGCCGTAACCAACGAAGTATTGAAAAACTCGCTCTATTCAGCCTGTTTTAAACAAAAACAAATTTTGGAAGCGCCCGCTACGATCGTCTTCACCGGCGACCGCCGCGTCTTTGAGAATCATTTCGAAAAAGTAATTCGCATGGAGTTGGAGACGGGCGCCATCAACGAGGAATACGAGAAAAAGCTGCGCCAGTTCGTACCTCTAGCTTTTGCTCACAGCCCGATGGGCTTGGGATGGTTTTGGAAAGCGGCGTTGGCGCCATTATTGCGCCTCGCAACGCCCGTCCCCGATTTTCCCGCCGCGCATAAACGTTTTTGGCTGGCCAAGCAAGTGCTGCTAAACGCCATGATCTTCATGCTGGCGGCCACAGCGGAAGGATTGGCGACGGTTCCGATGGAGGGCTTCGACGAATCGCGGGTGAAGCGGGCGCTGGGCATCCCCCGTTCGCATATTGTTCCCGTATTGATTCCCGTAGGCTATGCCGTCACCGCCGATCTCAAGAAAACGCGCCTGCCCTTGCAGGACGTCCTTCATTGGGACCGCTGGTAG